In Pseudomonas rhizosphaerae, one DNA window encodes the following:
- a CDS encoding YgdI/YgdR family lipoprotein — translation MKLKTFYYGAAFLCAATLAGCSTNTVVTLQDGTQYITKDVPDTKTKDGFYEFEDVSGKHVKVKANEVATVKEED, via the coding sequence ATGAAACTGAAAACCTTCTACTATGGCGCTGCGTTTCTGTGCGCCGCCACGTTGGCCGGTTGCTCCACCAACACGGTCGTCACGTTGCAGGACGGGACACAGTACATTACCAAGGACGTGCCTGACACCAAGACGAAGGATGGCTTCTATGAATTTGAAGACGTGTCGGGCAAGCATGTGAAGGTCAAGGCGAATGAAGTCGCTACCGTGAAGGAAGAGGATTGA
- a CDS encoding carbon-nitrogen hydrolase family protein yields MKLIAAQIRPVPGDCEANIAKHMAAIQQAANLGANLVLFPELSLTGYEPRLADTLAMDTSDSRLDEFQQLSDRYGMLIAVGAPTQGREGIEISMISFQPGQPRTCYSKQLLHADELPFFAAGSRKLVLNHADVVLAPAICYESLQPSHAQEAAQSGAQVYLASVAKSERGTALANEHYPMIAKKHSMTVLMANCVGAADDCVAAGCSAVWNRQGEIVCSADAVQEALVAYDMQTGEASIFSLV; encoded by the coding sequence ATGAAGCTGATCGCCGCGCAAATCCGCCCCGTACCGGGCGACTGTGAAGCAAACATCGCCAAACATATGGCTGCCATCCAGCAGGCCGCAAATTTGGGCGCCAATCTCGTGCTCTTTCCCGAGCTTTCCCTCACCGGTTACGAGCCAAGGCTGGCTGATACCTTGGCGATGGATACGAGCGATAGCCGTCTTGATGAGTTCCAGCAACTGAGCGATCGATATGGGATGCTCATCGCCGTGGGCGCGCCCACCCAGGGACGCGAGGGTATCGAAATCAGCATGATCAGTTTCCAGCCTGGACAGCCGCGTACCTGCTACTCAAAACAGCTTCTGCATGCCGACGAATTACCGTTCTTCGCCGCCGGTAGCCGCAAGCTTGTGCTGAATCACGCAGATGTCGTCTTGGCCCCTGCTATTTGCTACGAATCACTGCAGCCAAGCCACGCCCAAGAAGCTGCACAGTCGGGTGCTCAGGTGTATCTGGCAAGCGTGGCGAAGTCTGAACGCGGGACTGCCTTGGCTAACGAGCATTATCCGATGATTGCTAAAAAGCATTCCATGACGGTACTGATGGCAAACTGTGTAGGGGCCGCCGATGACTGTGTTGCGGCGGGCTGTTCCGCCGTCTGGAACAGACAGGGTGAAATCGTGTGCAGCGCCGATGCCGTTCAGGAAGCGTTAGTCGCCTATGACATGCAGACTGGGGAAGCGAGTATTTTCAGCTTGGTGTGA
- a CDS encoding AraC family transcriptional regulator, translating to MSHYWRHPAVPHLEIRNVEDGRRFSHARHSHSTFSIGAITQGQSTYLNGDSSRLIGAGSVVLMNPGAVHACNPVHEQPWAYRMFYVDAQWLAALQQQQRSRTQKGFVPFAQTYSADVRLFEDLDDLYHTLTADDCLPDTMQDAALFFFQRLVARLQPASDDARTEPQKMAQAAAFIREHCASELRLEDIASAVQLSPSYLIRAFKACHGLTPHGYLIDCRLKLARDHLRQGEGIAQVAARVGFADQAHLQRLFKRALATTPGQYRGVPTQATDTRRSPRAMQP from the coding sequence ATGTCTCACTACTGGCGGCATCCCGCGGTTCCGCATCTGGAAATCCGCAACGTCGAAGACGGTCGCCGTTTCAGCCACGCGCGCCATTCACATTCGACGTTCTCGATTGGCGCGATTACGCAGGGGCAAAGTACTTACCTCAATGGCGACAGTAGCCGTTTGATCGGCGCCGGAAGTGTAGTACTCATGAACCCCGGTGCAGTGCATGCCTGCAACCCCGTTCATGAACAGCCCTGGGCATACCGCATGTTCTACGTGGATGCCCAGTGGCTTGCGGCGCTGCAACAGCAACAACGTTCGCGCACACAAAAAGGCTTCGTGCCTTTCGCGCAGACCTATAGCGCCGACGTCAGGCTGTTCGAAGATTTGGACGATCTGTACCACACGCTCACAGCCGACGACTGTCTGCCAGACACCATGCAGGATGCAGCATTGTTTTTTTTCCAGCGACTGGTAGCACGGCTGCAGCCCGCCAGTGATGACGCCAGAACTGAGCCGCAAAAAATGGCCCAGGCAGCGGCATTCATCCGCGAGCATTGCGCCAGTGAGTTGCGTCTGGAGGACATCGCGTCAGCCGTACAGCTGTCGCCTTCTTACCTGATCCGTGCCTTCAAGGCGTGCCATGGGCTCACGCCTCATGGTTACCTGATCGACTGTCGCCTCAAGCTGGCCCGCGACCATTTGCGCCAGGGGGAGGGCATAGCCCAGGTCGCGGCGCGCGTCGGCTTCGCCGATCAAGCGCATCTGCAGCGGCTGTTCAAGCGCGCCTTGGCGACCACCCCAGGGCAATATCGCGGCGTGCCTACTCAAGCAACAGATACACGGCGCAGCCCCCGAGCAATGCAGCCATGA
- a CDS encoding tautomerase family protein: protein MPFARLTMSLDLPVDQRRDLCNELTDLIASALGKRRELTSVLMEVMDVHHWTVGGTDQPTAAHLEVCVTAGTNTEEQKAVFMVGAMALLRSALPDLNPATYIVVKEHPGTDWGYDGRSQADRARRRG, encoded by the coding sequence ATGCCTTTTGCCAGACTGACGATGTCACTTGATCTACCGGTCGACCAGCGCCGCGACCTCTGCAATGAACTGACCGACTTGATTGCCAGTGCGTTGGGAAAGCGTAGAGAGCTTACTTCGGTGTTGATGGAGGTAATGGACGTACACCACTGGACCGTGGGCGGTACTGATCAGCCGACGGCGGCCCATCTAGAAGTGTGCGTGACAGCTGGGACGAACACTGAAGAGCAGAAAGCCGTGTTCATGGTTGGCGCCATGGCCCTGTTGCGCAGTGCGTTGCCCGATCTCAATCCTGCGACTTACATCGTCGTAAAGGAACACCCCGGAACAGACTGGGGCTACGACGGAAGAAGTCAGGCTGACCGTGCGAGGCGAAGAGGGTAG
- a CDS encoding phospholipase D family protein → MFIGPEQYPKALRAMVAQEASLDVAVAFWGAGADATIHPDDGKPLRVICNLRSGGTNPAVIKLLCDRAKTMAHVQIRQCDRLHAKLVVGPTSAIIGSANVSANGLGFEGIEVAHWLEAAIKTVDRDEVESAQKWFNRLWLSTDSRPITDQDLADATETYKKNRDGRPDYSRKGPFAFENYSVTDLEGRNAYALLYTSRPGPEAEARAKQHEDEEHIEHGSNGQGGQGVERWSFETWPEILDTTEKNEYLCIIWNENGGVAVDGACRMTGTKLNFIYEDSNKDGWVDLAKPSTTLLGRRLLQVDCQRIAKSVRPKIEAIWNAAEELDPDARRIHLSELKRILQAE, encoded by the coding sequence ATGTTCATTGGTCCGGAGCAGTACCCAAAGGCTCTTCGCGCGATGGTTGCCCAAGAAGCTTCGTTGGATGTGGCTGTAGCTTTCTGGGGCGCTGGCGCAGATGCAACAATTCATCCTGACGACGGAAAGCCGTTGAGAGTTATCTGCAATCTCAGAAGCGGGGGAACGAATCCTGCAGTGATCAAACTGCTATGTGATCGAGCAAAAACAATGGCTCATGTCCAGATCCGCCAGTGCGACCGGCTACACGCCAAACTGGTGGTAGGACCCACTTCGGCAATCATCGGCTCTGCAAACGTTTCTGCGAATGGGTTGGGATTTGAAGGGATTGAAGTTGCGCACTGGCTCGAAGCGGCAATTAAAACCGTCGACAGAGATGAAGTCGAGTCGGCACAGAAGTGGTTTAATCGGCTGTGGTTATCAACCGACAGCAGGCCAATCACAGACCAAGACCTAGCCGATGCTACCGAGACTTATAAGAAAAATCGGGATGGCCGTCCTGATTACAGTCGGAAGGGGCCGTTCGCTTTCGAAAACTATTCAGTGACCGATCTAGAAGGTCGGAACGCCTACGCCCTTCTGTACACTTCAAGACCTGGACCTGAGGCCGAAGCACGGGCCAAGCAGCACGAAGACGAGGAGCACATTGAGCATGGAAGCAATGGGCAGGGCGGCCAGGGCGTAGAGCGTTGGTCGTTTGAGACTTGGCCAGAAATTCTAGATACCACAGAAAAGAATGAATATCTTTGCATTATCTGGAACGAGAACGGTGGAGTCGCCGTTGACGGTGCATGTCGTATGACAGGTACGAAACTAAATTTCATTTATGAGGACAGCAATAAGGATGGTTGGGTGGATCTTGCCAAACCATCAACAACGCTACTCGGTCGGCGGCTTCTCCAAGTGGATTGTCAGCGGATCGCGAAATCAGTGAGGCCAAAGATCGAAGCGATTTGGAATGCTGCTGAGGAGCTTGATCCCGATGCCAGGCGCATTCACCTCTCCGAGCTTAAACGAATCCTTCAAGCGGAATAA
- a CDS encoding methyl-accepting chemotaxis protein, translating into MFSHLKVRTGMIGVLVLFVIALMFSIVNSWSSAVRSYDQVDELRHTSQQIDGINNSLLLAIRTSANVSSAFIETVGGRFEDAEARLVRSEGIWNDAIAKLNASTADIRDPKLQALADDLKAAFAEYGTAIVGQRAATRARSADQYFVVNISAGKGMTKLQEIRVNLVGALDARAAEINQDASDRLATAKRLSLALACITLALAVICWMFISGRVLRPLREAGEHFKRIANGDLTQEVVATGRNEIGDLFVELQRMQASQRNTLILISGSATQLASAAEELNAVTEESNRGLQQQDMQLEQAATAVNQMTSAVEEVARNAVSTSQAATASNTLSEKSRQQVRENIAGTQLMTTEIQGSAERIQQLAGEVRNIGKVLDVIRAVSEQTNLLALNAAIEAARAGEAGRGFAVVADEVRTLAYRTQESTREIEQMIGSVQTTAEQAVDSMRDSTLRAQGTLEITQACGAVLEDIFAAIGQINERNLVIASAAEEQAQVAREVDSNLVAIRDLSAQSAAGALQTNAASHELSRLAVELNDLVSRFRT; encoded by the coding sequence ATGTTCTCCCACTTGAAAGTCCGCACAGGCATGATCGGCGTGTTGGTGTTATTCGTTATCGCGCTGATGTTCTCGATCGTCAACAGTTGGTCATCAGCGGTGCGCAGCTATGATCAGGTCGACGAGCTCAGGCACACTTCACAACAGATTGACGGCATCAACAATTCCCTGCTGTTGGCCATCCGTACCAGTGCCAATGTGTCATCGGCGTTCATCGAAACCGTGGGCGGTCGATTCGAGGATGCAGAAGCCCGGCTGGTGCGCAGTGAAGGCATCTGGAACGATGCCATTGCCAAACTCAATGCCTCGACGGCCGATATACGCGACCCGAAACTTCAGGCGCTCGCCGACGACTTGAAGGCCGCGTTCGCCGAGTACGGCACCGCCATCGTCGGCCAGCGCGCCGCCACTCGTGCACGCTCGGCGGACCAGTATTTCGTGGTCAACATCAGCGCTGGCAAGGGCATGACCAAACTTCAGGAAATCCGCGTGAATCTGGTCGGCGCCCTGGATGCTCGTGCCGCTGAGATCAACCAGGACGCCAGTGACCGCCTGGCGACCGCCAAGCGGCTATCCCTGGCACTGGCGTGTATCACGCTGGCGCTGGCGGTGATTTGCTGGATGTTCATCTCCGGCCGTGTACTGCGCCCGCTTCGTGAAGCCGGCGAGCACTTCAAACGCATCGCCAACGGCGACCTGACCCAAGAGGTCGTGGCCACGGGCCGCAACGAGATCGGTGACTTGTTCGTCGAGCTTCAGCGCATGCAAGCCAGCCAGCGCAACACCCTGATCCTGATTTCCGGTTCCGCGACCCAGCTGGCCTCGGCGGCCGAAGAGCTCAACGCGGTGACCGAAGAAAGCAACCGTGGCCTGCAGCAACAAGACATGCAACTTGAACAAGCCGCCACTGCAGTCAACCAGATGACCAGCGCCGTCGAAGAAGTCGCGCGCAATGCCGTGTCCACTTCGCAAGCGGCGACAGCGTCAAACACGCTGTCGGAGAAAAGCCGTCAACAGGTTCGCGAAAACATCGCCGGTACTCAGTTGATGACAACTGAAATCCAGGGCAGCGCAGAGCGTATCCAGCAACTGGCCGGCGAAGTACGCAACATCGGCAAGGTACTGGACGTTATCCGTGCCGTGTCGGAGCAGACCAACCTGCTGGCCCTCAATGCCGCCATTGAGGCCGCCCGTGCCGGTGAGGCGGGGCGCGGTTTTGCCGTGGTCGCCGATGAGGTGCGAACGCTCGCCTATCGCACTCAGGAGTCCACCCGCGAGATCGAGCAGATGATCGGCAGCGTGCAGACCACTGCCGAGCAAGCTGTCGACTCGATGCGCGATAGCACCCTGCGTGCGCAAGGGACTCTGGAAATCACACAAGCCTGCGGCGCGGTACTGGAAGACATCTTTGCTGCCATCGGTCAGATCAACGAACGCAATCTGGTCATCGCCAGTGCCGCGGAAGAGCAGGCTCAGGTCGCCCGTGAAGTGGACAGCAACCTGGTCGCCATTCGTGACCTGTCCGCGCAGTCTGCGGCCGGCGCCCTGCAGACCAATGCGGCAAGTCACGAGCTGTCGCGTCTGGCGGTCGAATTGAACGACCTCGTGTCTCGTTTTCGTACCTGA
- a CDS encoding PLP-dependent aminotransferase family protein, with product MAGSRYKSLVDTFAADIRAGRLPPGTRLPTHRQLAATHGLALVTASRVYAELEAMGLVSGETGRGTFVRETSLPPGQGIDQPDVAAGVIDLNFNYPAMPGQADLLRGALRQLALSGDLEAHLRYQPHAGRLHERASIARHLLQHGVTVDAEQILIVSGAQHGLAVSLMALLQPGDVIAADALTYPGFKLLAKTLHLEVVPVPVTAQGPDLDALASLCRRRPVRAVYTMPTLHNPLGWVLPTDHRERLVAIARAHDLTIIEDAAYAFLVQDPPPPIIELAPERTLYVSGFSKNIATGLRVGYVAAPMDRLDALKRTVKATTWNTPGVMTAITCVWLDDGTVAALETQKRADARARQALADSLLSGLPVIRHPASYFLWLPLAEDARADQVTLELMREHVSVSTAEPFCTSAHVPHAIRLALGSVSMETLREALTTVKRVVGAYI from the coding sequence ATGGCGGGCTCCCGGTACAAGTCGTTGGTGGACACCTTTGCAGCCGATATCCGCGCCGGGCGTTTGCCGCCGGGTACGCGTTTGCCGACCCATCGCCAACTTGCGGCCACCCATGGCTTGGCCCTGGTCACCGCCAGCCGGGTGTATGCCGAATTGGAGGCCATGGGACTGGTCAGCGGGGAAACCGGGCGCGGGACGTTCGTGCGCGAGACGTCGTTGCCGCCCGGACAAGGCATCGATCAGCCGGACGTTGCGGCGGGCGTGATCGACCTCAATTTCAACTATCCGGCCATGCCGGGGCAAGCCGATCTGTTGCGCGGGGCCCTGCGCCAACTGGCGCTGTCCGGCGACCTGGAAGCTCATTTGCGCTATCAGCCACATGCGGGCCGCTTGCATGAACGGGCTTCTATCGCCCGTCATCTCCTCCAGCATGGCGTCACGGTCGATGCCGAGCAGATTCTGATTGTCAGTGGCGCCCAACATGGTTTGGCGGTGAGCTTGATGGCGTTGCTGCAACCGGGGGACGTGATTGCGGCCGATGCACTGACCTATCCGGGGTTCAAGCTGCTGGCCAAAACATTGCACCTTGAAGTGGTGCCCGTTCCTGTCACGGCCCAAGGGCCGGATCTGGATGCCCTCGCCTCGCTCTGCCGCCGTCGTCCAGTGCGCGCCGTGTACACCATGCCCACGTTGCATAACCCATTGGGTTGGGTGCTGCCGACCGATCACCGCGAGCGCCTGGTGGCGATCGCCCGCGCACATGATCTGACAATCATCGAGGATGCAGCCTACGCGTTTCTGGTGCAGGATCCTCCTCCGCCGATCATCGAGTTGGCGCCTGAAAGAACCCTTTATGTGTCGGGGTTTTCCAAGAACATCGCCACTGGATTGCGCGTCGGCTACGTCGCAGCGCCGATGGACCGATTGGACGCTTTGAAGCGCACGGTCAAGGCCACGACCTGGAACACCCCAGGCGTCATGACGGCCATCACCTGCGTTTGGCTCGACGATGGCACGGTCGCCGCACTGGAAACGCAAAAGCGCGCAGATGCCCGAGCCCGGCAGGCGTTGGCCGACTCGCTGCTGTCAGGGTTGCCCGTGATACGTCACCCCGCTTCGTACTTTCTGTGGCTGCCGCTGGCGGAGGACGCAAGGGCGGACCAGGTCACCCTGGAATTGATGCGCGAACACGTGTCGGTCTCGACGGCCGAGCCGTTCTGCACCTCGGCTCATGTCCCTCATGCCATACGGCTGGCGCTCGGTTCGGTGAGCATGGAGACACTGCGTGAGGCGCTGACCACCGTAAAGCGGGTGGTCGGAGCCTATATCTGA
- a CDS encoding type B 50S ribosomal protein L31 — MKSGIHPDYRTVLFHDTAADVYFLIGSTVETTRTQTHTDGNEYPYVALDVSSASHPVYTGQVRKTQAEGRIAGFNKRFAGFTTNR, encoded by the coding sequence ATGAAATCTGGAATTCATCCTGACTATCGAACAGTCCTGTTCCACGACACTGCCGCCGACGTTTACTTCCTGATCGGTTCTACGGTAGAAACGACTCGAACCCAGACTCACACGGATGGCAACGAGTACCCGTATGTTGCCCTTGATGTGTCGAGCGCTTCACATCCGGTGTATACCGGCCAGGTTCGCAAGACACAGGCGGAAGGACGTATCGCCGGCTTCAACAAGCGTTTTGCCGGGTTCACTACCAATCGGTAG
- the yfcF gene encoding glutathione transferase, which yields MNPLRLYVDSRFISPYAMSVFVSLIEKGIAFQMTTVDLQALENQTEAYAALSQTQRVPTLADSDFAVSESSAITEYLENAYPQFPVYPRDVRLLAKARQVQAWIRSDLLPIREERSTLVVFYGEKSGPLSPAASTAANKLFQAAEALLKDGAEYLFGEWSIADVDLALMLNRLILNGDPVPAALVAYAQRQWQRPSVQTWVALQRPPL from the coding sequence GTGAACCCACTGCGCTTATACGTCGATTCGCGATTCATCAGCCCCTACGCCATGTCGGTCTTCGTCTCGCTGATTGAGAAAGGCATCGCCTTCCAGATGACTACCGTGGACCTGCAAGCCCTCGAGAATCAAACGGAGGCCTACGCAGCACTCTCGCAAACCCAGCGGGTCCCGACCCTGGCGGACAGTGACTTCGCCGTGTCCGAGTCCTCTGCGATCACTGAATATCTCGAGAACGCTTATCCTCAGTTTCCGGTTTATCCGCGCGATGTACGGCTACTCGCGAAAGCACGGCAGGTTCAGGCTTGGATCCGCAGCGACCTGCTGCCCATCCGGGAAGAGCGCTCCACGCTTGTCGTCTTCTACGGCGAGAAATCAGGCCCCTTGTCGCCGGCTGCCAGCACGGCAGCGAATAAGTTGTTCCAGGCAGCGGAAGCACTTCTCAAGGACGGTGCGGAATATCTGTTCGGCGAGTGGTCTATAGCCGACGTTGATCTCGCGCTTATGCTCAACCGGCTCATACTTAATGGCGATCCAGTGCCCGCGGCTCTCGTGGCGTATGCGCAACGTCAATGGCAGCGTCCCAGCGTACAGACGTGGGTGGCACTTCAACGTCCGCCGCTTTGA
- a CDS encoding LysR family transcriptional regulator — protein MQLEWLEDFIELARTRSLSRAAQNRCVTHPAFGRRIKALEDWFGVALIERKQPLSLTPAGLLFLEAASHSLGLLNNARAQFQTVGSSRDEPVRIATGRTLASHFFPDWYESLNRRFGAFPVSLVTSGSQEAIARVSAGEVDLLLIFSSPLTRILLDSDRFDSLVLAREQMVPVSAPDSQGLPRFQIRSGAGASSVPWLAFAPTLALRGVLAQHLAALPQRLALRMSYQADSYESILQMAKRGAGLAWLPHMVVDTALKAGELVLAGGAEMAIGFDISLHRSRSNQAERVMRIWHGLVEDALITGN, from the coding sequence ATGCAATTGGAATGGCTGGAAGATTTCATTGAGCTCGCCCGCACTCGCAGCCTTTCGCGCGCAGCGCAGAATCGCTGCGTGACGCACCCGGCGTTCGGCCGACGGATAAAGGCGTTGGAAGACTGGTTTGGCGTCGCGCTGATCGAGCGAAAACAGCCCTTGTCACTGACACCCGCAGGCTTGTTGTTTCTCGAAGCAGCCAGTCACTCCCTGGGCTTGTTGAACAACGCTCGAGCACAGTTTCAAACAGTAGGATCGAGCCGTGACGAGCCTGTGAGGATTGCAACGGGGCGCACCTTGGCCAGCCACTTCTTTCCTGACTGGTACGAAAGCTTGAACCGACGTTTTGGCGCATTTCCCGTGTCGCTCGTTACCAGTGGTTCTCAGGAGGCCATCGCGCGTGTGTCGGCCGGCGAGGTCGACTTGCTGCTGATATTTTCCAGTCCGTTGACCAGGATTCTGCTCGATTCGGATCGGTTCGACTCCCTGGTATTGGCGCGCGAGCAAATGGTGCCTGTCAGTGCTCCGGACAGCCAAGGCTTGCCTCGTTTCCAGATACGCTCGGGCGCCGGCGCCTCGAGCGTGCCGTGGCTGGCCTTTGCTCCTACGCTCGCCTTGCGTGGCGTACTGGCACAGCATCTCGCCGCCTTGCCACAGCGGCTAGCCTTGCGGATGAGTTACCAAGCCGATTCCTACGAGTCGATCCTGCAAATGGCCAAGCGCGGAGCCGGACTGGCGTGGCTCCCCCATATGGTCGTCGATACCGCTTTGAAGGCAGGTGAGTTGGTGCTCGCTGGCGGGGCGGAAATGGCCATCGGCTTCGACATATCCCTGCATCGCAGTCGTTCCAACCAGGCGGAACGGGTCATGCGCATATGGCATGGCCTCGTTGAAGACGCACTCATAACGGGCAATTGA
- a CDS encoding LysR substrate-binding domain-containing protein has translation MIADIPSPLLRTFVAVVDCGSLAAAARVARSESALSLQIGRLEDIVRQPLFDRDGRALRINATGALLLGHARSILGRIDAARADLAPGTAVPVRIGVVQDFVAAVLRPTLADVLTATPRAAFSIVVASTAELLQALGEDRIDVALCAGEPFGGNRVTRLPMKWFGHPNLLLDDVVPLVGITLPCPFLLAAQRVLDAAGRPWRMALTTPSLEGLRAAVEAGLGITCRTEAGLCLPAISDPSLPQLPDIAYSIVERRQGSASTRPAVDRMTAHLESVPQH, from the coding sequence ATGATTGCAGATATCCCGTCTCCTTTGCTTCGCACCTTTGTCGCGGTGGTCGATTGCGGCTCGCTGGCGGCGGCCGCGCGTGTTGCGCGCAGCGAGTCGGCGCTCAGCCTTCAGATTGGGCGTCTTGAAGACATCGTTCGTCAGCCGCTTTTCGACAGGGATGGGCGCGCATTGCGGATCAACGCCACTGGCGCGCTTTTGCTGGGGCATGCGCGTTCGATCCTTGGCCGAATAGACGCAGCACGCGCGGACCTTGCACCGGGCACGGCGGTGCCGGTTCGAATCGGCGTGGTCCAGGATTTCGTGGCAGCGGTTTTGCGCCCAACATTGGCCGACGTCCTGACCGCCACGCCAAGAGCTGCTTTTTCGATCGTCGTTGCGAGCACGGCAGAACTGTTGCAGGCCCTGGGCGAAGATAGAATCGACGTTGCCTTGTGCGCAGGTGAGCCGTTCGGCGGCAACCGAGTCACCCGCCTGCCCATGAAGTGGTTCGGCCATCCGAATCTGCTGCTCGACGACGTGGTTCCGCTGGTGGGCATCACCCTGCCCTGCCCGTTTCTCCTGGCCGCGCAGCGGGTACTGGATGCTGCCGGGCGGCCGTGGCGCATGGCGCTCACCACCCCAAGCCTGGAGGGTCTACGCGCCGCAGTCGAGGCAGGGTTGGGTATCACCTGCCGCACTGAAGCAGGGCTTTGCCTACCGGCCATATCCGACCCATCACTGCCGCAGTTGCCGGACATCGCATACTCTATCGTCGAGCGGCGCCAAGGGAGTGCCAGTACCCGCCCGGCTGTAGACCGAATGACCGCTCACCTTGAATCAGTGCCACAGCACTGA
- a CDS encoding DUF3077 domain-containing protein, with amino-acid sequence MIDITETNVLPFGHFGSDKQPIFSVNSGVALEDALTQLSHLLTCAHASASEMGDTRVVDPGLLGATVHCIEGAKALVDALLIRG; translated from the coding sequence ATGATCGATATCACAGAAACGAACGTCTTGCCGTTCGGCCACTTTGGCTCAGACAAGCAGCCGATATTCAGTGTCAATTCGGGCGTCGCGTTGGAAGATGCTTTGACGCAATTGTCCCACTTGCTCACATGCGCTCACGCTTCGGCGTCCGAAATGGGCGATACCCGAGTGGTAGATCCAGGACTGCTCGGTGCTACGGTGCACTGTATTGAAGGCGCGAAGGCATTGGTGGATGCGTTGCTGATTCGTGGCTAG
- a CDS encoding DUF2845 domain-containing protein — MSRKVALQVDGDLLPIIQQCMAAQAQHGGWCRVEEGHNQAFKRQVIGYQWSGDKMFIKSSIGLLLACMLMPSADAASRCGTRLVNPGDKLDDVLQSCGRPVAQASDGPVVRNNGVPREGSQKTDVVVYGPRGGAYQYMLFINDELIKVDVRREAPTGNILKW; from the coding sequence ATGAGCAGAAAAGTCGCGCTTCAGGTTGATGGCGACCTACTGCCAATCATTCAGCAGTGCATGGCGGCGCAGGCTCAGCACGGTGGATGGTGTCGAGTCGAAGAAGGGCATAACCAGGCGTTCAAGCGCCAAGTAATCGGCTATCAATGGTCAGGAGACAAGATGTTTATCAAGTCATCAATAGGGTTGCTGCTTGCATGCATGCTCATGCCCAGCGCAGATGCGGCAAGCCGTTGCGGAACAAGGCTGGTCAATCCAGGAGACAAGCTTGATGACGTTTTGCAGTCGTGCGGTAGGCCAGTTGCGCAGGCTAGCGATGGTCCGGTGGTGCGCAACAATGGTGTGCCAAGAGAGGGCTCGCAAAAAACGGATGTGGTCGTCTATGGCCCGAGGGGCGGGGCCTATCAGTACATGCTGTTCATCAATGACGAGTTGATCAAGGTTGACGTTCGCAGGGAGGCGCCCACCGGGAATATTCTCAAATGGTGA
- a CDS encoding DMT family transporter: MERTSNQNPATEKPASGVINGLIGVVIFSGSLPATRIAVLEFDPVFLTVARAAIAGVLALCLLLLFKEQRPARRQILSLIIVAMGVVIGFPLLTALALQHVTSAHSIVFVGLLPLATAVFGVLRGGERPRPAFWFFSVLGSLLVIGFAVTQGLNASPTGDILMLLAILACGLGYAEGAKISKTLGGWQVICWALVLSLPVVMPLTAWLAPVSFSRISTPAWLSLAYVSLFSMLIGFVFWYRGLVQGGIAAVGQLQLLQPFFGLALAAALLHEQVSLGMFGVTVAVILCVAGARRYGRINPLPSR, encoded by the coding sequence ATGGAACGCACCTCTAACCAGAACCCGGCAACAGAGAAACCCGCGAGCGGTGTGATCAATGGCCTCATTGGTGTCGTGATCTTCAGCGGTTCACTTCCCGCTACGCGTATCGCGGTGCTGGAATTCGACCCGGTCTTTCTGACCGTGGCGCGGGCAGCCATCGCCGGCGTGCTTGCGCTGTGTCTGCTCTTGCTGTTCAAGGAACAGCGACCGGCCCGCCGGCAGATACTGTCGTTGATCATCGTGGCGATGGGCGTTGTGATCGGTTTTCCGCTGCTGACGGCCCTGGCATTGCAACACGTGACGTCGGCCCATTCCATCGTGTTCGTCGGCCTGCTACCGCTGGCCACCGCCGTGTTCGGTGTCCTGCGCGGTGGTGAACGTCCTCGGCCGGCGTTCTGGTTTTTCTCGGTGCTGGGCAGTCTGCTGGTCATCGGGTTCGCCGTCACCCAGGGACTGAACGCCTCACCGACCGGCGACATTCTGATGCTCCTGGCCATTCTGGCCTGCGGCCTCGGCTATGCCGAAGGGGCGAAGATTTCCAAGACATTGGGTGGTTGGCAGGTGATCTGCTGGGCGCTGGTGTTGTCGCTGCCGGTCGTGATGCCTTTGACCGCGTGGTTGGCGCCCGTGTCGTTTTCGCGCATCAGCACACCGGCCTGGTTGAGCCTGGCGTACGTGTCGCTGTTCAGCATGCTGATCGGCTTCGTGTTCTGGTATCGCGGCCTGGTGCAGGGCGGCATCGCAGCGGTCGGCCAGCTTCAGTTGCTGCAACCGTTCTTTGGCCTGGCGCTGGCCGCCGCACTCCTGCACGAACAGGTCAGCCTCGGCATGTTCGGCGTCACCGTTGCGGTGATCCTGTGTGTCGCCGGCGCCAGGCGTTACGGCCGGATCAATCCTCTTCCTTCACGGTAG